Proteins co-encoded in one Malus sylvestris chromosome 7, drMalSylv7.2, whole genome shotgun sequence genomic window:
- the LOC126628006 gene encoding squalene monooxygenase SE1-like — translation MVYEYVLAGVLVSMLSSVFFVIINTTFSEKKKDDVANVSATGVFLAPETEKSTDVVIVGAGVAGAALAYTLGKEGRRVHVIERDLNEPDRIVGELLQPGGYLKLIELGLEDCANESIDAQKVFGYALYKNGNDTKLSYPLETYSSDIAGRSFHNGRFIQRMRERAATLPNVKLEQGTVTTLIEEKGTIKGVMYKNKAGEEMRTYAPLTIVCDGCFSNLRRSISTPNIENPSCFVGMILENCELPHANHGHVILGDPSPILFYPISSTEVRCLVDVPGTKVPSVANGEMAQYLKTAVAPQVPHQLLKAFLAAVDKGIIRTMQNKSMPAAPQPTPGAILLGDAFNMRHPLTGGGMTVALSDIVLLRDLLRPLSDFNDAPALCDYLESFYTLRKPVSSTINTLAGALYKVFCASPDPARQEMREACFDYLSLGGICSNGPISLLSGLNPRPIRLFLHFFAVAVYGVGRLMIPFPTPKRMWLGARLILSASGIIFPIIKAEGVRKMFFPATMPAYYRVPPVHRRIKTSTKHVC, via the exons ATGGTTTACGAGTATGTTCTTGCTGGTGTCTTGGTTTCTATGTTGAGTTCTGTTTTCTTCGTCATCATAAACACCACTTTCAGCGAAAAGAAGAAGGACGATGTCGCAAACGTGTCGGCAACCGGTGTTTTTCTTGCGCCCGAGACTGAGAAAAGTACGGACGTCGTCATTGTCGGTGCTGGAGTTGCTGGTGCTGCTCTTGCTTACACTCTTGGCAAG GAAGGACGGCGTGTACATGTGATCGAAAGGGACCTCAACGAGCCAGACAGAATTGTTGGTGAACTATTGCAGCCTGGAGGCTATCTCAAGTTGATTGAATTAGGTCTTGAAGATTGTGCTAATGAGTCCATTGATGCTCAGAAAGTGTTTGGTTATGCTCTTTACAAAAATGGCAATGACACGAAATTGTCTTATCCCTTGGAAACATACAGTTCAGATATCGCTGGAAGAAGTTTCCACAACGGACGTTTCATCCAAAGGATGCGCGAAAGGGCTGCAACTCTTCCAAA TGTGAAATTGGAACAAGGAACAGTGACAACACTAATTGAAGAAAAGGGCACCATCAAAGGAGTGATGTACAAGAACAAGGCCGGAGAGGAGATGAGAACATATGCTCCGCTAACAATAGTGTGCGATGGATGCTTTTCAAATCTGCGTCGCTCCATCTCTACTCCAAAT ATTGAAAATCCGTCTTGCTTCGTCGGAATGATCTTGGAGAACTGTGAGCTTCCTCATGCAAATCATGGACATGTGATTCTGGGAGACCCTTCACCCATCCTGTTTTATCCTATCAGTAGTACCGAGGTTCGTTGTTTGGTAGATGTTCCCGGCACAAAAGTACCTTCAGTAGCTAATGGCGAAATGGCTCAGTATTTGAAAACTGCCGTGGCTCCTCAG GTTCCCCATCAACTCTTAAAGGCTTTTCTAGCAGCGGTTGATAAAGGAATCATCAGAACAATGCAAAACAAAAGCATGCCGGCTGCTCCACAGCCCACTCCTGGTGCAATTTTACTGGGGGATGCTTTCAACATGAGACATCCTTTAACCGGAGGAGGAATGACTGTGGCTCTATCTGACATTGTTCTTCTCAGGGATCTTTTGAGACCACTAAGTGATTTCAACGATGCACCTGCCTTGTGTGATTATCTCGAATCGTTCTACACACTCCGCAAG CCTGTGTCTTCTACCATAAACACATTAGCCGGTGCCCTTTACAAGGTGTTCTGTGCATCGCCTGACCCCGCAAGACAAGAAATGCGTGAAGCATGTTTTGACTATTTGAGCCTTGGAGGCATCTGTTCAAATGGACCAATATCTCTACTCTCAGGTCTTAACCCTCGTCCGATCCGCCTTTTTCTCCATTTCTTTGCTGTGGCTGTGTATGGAGTCGGCCGCTTAATGATTCCATTCCCGACGCCGAAACGGATGTGGTTGGGGGCTAGATTGATCTTG AGTGCATCAGGAATCATATTCCCAATTATTAAAGCTGAAGGAGTTAGAAAGATGTTCTTTCCTGCAACAATGCCAGCATATTACAGAGTACCTCCAGTTCACAGACGAATCAAAACAAGCACGAAGCATGtatgttaa